In one window of Terriglobia bacterium DNA:
- a CDS encoding amidohydrolase family protein, producing MKNLYASASLLLVSFLGVVLFSTRAGAQQPDPALLAKIDAIRAIDNHSHTPALTAPGEKDDDYDALPCEPLEPTEPTLTGLPDNPAFLEASKSLFGYPYNDRSPAHIKELLAAKARVRREQGDHYPEWVLDHLGIETELSNRIAMGRGLDPPRFRWVPFDDTLLFPLDNRRLANATPDRKIFFSRAGALLAAYLKVLGKSVPPDTLDEYLSEVVTPTLEGQRKAGAVAVKFEAAYLRPLDFEPAAKELAAQVYSRWVHAGAPPSADYTILQNYLFRYVAAEAGRLHMPVHIHTGFGCGSYFKLAGSNPLLLESVLDDPALRKTNFVLLHGGAGAYSKWVADLLVKPNVYTDMSEQTWLLPTRQVSRVVRDWLEWRPDKVMFGTDLSPGTPEIGWEEIGWQTTHSARRALAIALTGMMNDNEITRARAEQIARMVLRGNALKLYGWEDE from the coding sequence ATGAAGAACCTATATGCTTCGGCCAGTCTTCTGCTGGTGTCCTTCCTGGGCGTTGTGTTGTTTTCTACACGGGCAGGGGCGCAACAGCCTGATCCCGCTCTGCTGGCAAAGATCGACGCTATCCGCGCGATCGACAACCATTCGCACACGCCGGCCCTCACGGCGCCCGGCGAAAAGGACGACGATTACGACGCGCTGCCGTGTGAGCCGCTTGAGCCCACCGAGCCCACGCTCACCGGCCTGCCTGATAATCCGGCGTTTCTCGAGGCGTCGAAGTCGCTTTTCGGCTACCCTTACAATGACCGCAGCCCGGCCCACATCAAGGAACTACTGGCCGCCAAGGCGCGCGTCCGCCGCGAGCAGGGCGACCACTATCCTGAATGGGTGCTTGACCATCTGGGGATCGAAACCGAGCTCTCAAACCGTATTGCCATGGGGCGCGGATTGGACCCTCCCCGCTTCCGCTGGGTGCCGTTTGACGACACTCTGCTGTTCCCCCTCGACAATCGCCGGCTGGCCAACGCCACGCCCGACCGCAAAATCTTCTTCAGCCGCGCGGGCGCTCTCCTGGCTGCATATTTGAAGGTGCTTGGCAAGTCCGTCCCGCCCGACACGCTTGATGAATACCTTTCGGAGGTAGTCACGCCCACGCTTGAGGGCCAGCGGAAAGCCGGCGCCGTGGCCGTGAAATTCGAAGCGGCCTATCTTCGCCCGCTCGATTTCGAGCCGGCGGCCAAGGAACTCGCGGCGCAGGTGTATTCCCGCTGGGTCCACGCCGGGGCGCCGCCCAGCGCCGATTACACCATCCTCCAGAACTACCTGTTCCGCTACGTTGCGGCTGAGGCCGGAAGGCTCCACATGCCCGTCCACATCCACACCGGCTTCGGCTGTGGCAGCTATTTCAAACTGGCCGGTTCGAATCCGCTGCTGCTCGAATCCGTGCTCGATGATCCTGCCCTGCGCAAGACCAATTTCGTGCTGCTGCACGGTGGCGCGGGGGCCTACAGCAAGTGGGTTGCAGACCTGTTGGTGAAGCCGAACGTCTATACCGACATGTCCGAGCAGACCTGGCTGTTGCCGACCCGACAGGTGAGCCGCGTAGTCCGCGACTGGCTCGAATGGCGCCCGGACAAAGTGATGTTTGGCACGGACCTCTCCCCAGGCACCCCGGAGATCGGCTGGGAAGAGATTGGCTGGCAGACCACGCATTCGGCGCGGCGGGCGCTGGCCATCGCGCTTACCGGCATGATGAATGACAACGAAATCACCCGTGCGCGCGCCGAGCAGATCGCCCGAATGGTGCTGCGCGGCAACGCCTTGAAGCTTTACGGCTGGGAGGATGAATAA
- a CDS encoding TraR/DksA C4-type zinc finger protein, with product MERYKALLLAKREELSSAWRGRDEIAPSAGHQHGDPADQASAASEAAIQVRLHQTDSKLLRAIDDALARIARGAYGTCEVCGEPISAVRLTAVPWTRLCLDCKAQQG from the coding sequence TTGGAGCGGTATAAAGCGCTGTTGCTGGCCAAGCGGGAAGAATTGTCCTCAGCGTGGCGAGGCAGGGACGAGATTGCGCCGTCGGCCGGACATCAGCACGGAGATCCTGCCGACCAGGCCAGCGCGGCAAGCGAGGCCGCCATCCAGGTGCGCCTGCACCAGACTGACAGCAAGCTGCTGCGCGCAATTGATGATGCCCTGGCGCGAATCGCGCGGGGCGCCTACGGAACCTGCGAGGTGTGCGGGGAGCCGATCTCCGCGGTCCGCCTGACTGCGGTGCCATGGACGCGCCTTTGCCTTGATTGCAAAGCGCAACAAGGCTAG
- a CDS encoding aldo/keto reductase, which produces MSGRPSATPGHTKTHSQSDQNLDPMPRWAELGGGLPSVMRLGLATRGNTSLSADDVALAVECGVNYLNWCGHNDGIAQALRGKLIDRGSVAVAMQLDARDAACAESEIEDALHMLGTHRIDVVTFYYVESKSEWGQITARDGALHVLEAEKQTGRVGLIGLTTHQRKLAAECAGENKLDLLMVRYNAAHRGAEQDVFPVTERLGLPVVVYTAQRWGGLRRATRDDPSGFTPPAATEWYRFALAHPAVSVVLMAPNGRQELEENLRLLGNWRAPTAAEFEVMASHGLRVRKNAGRFP; this is translated from the coding sequence ATGAGCGGCAGACCTTCTGCAACGCCAGGTCACACGAAAACCCACTCACAATCGGACCAAAACCTGGACCCGATGCCCCGCTGGGCCGAACTGGGCGGCGGGCTTCCTTCGGTGATGCGCCTGGGACTCGCCACGCGCGGCAATACGAGCCTCTCGGCTGATGACGTGGCGCTGGCGGTCGAGTGCGGCGTGAATTACCTGAACTGGTGCGGCCACAATGACGGCATCGCCCAGGCATTGCGCGGCAAGCTGATCGATCGCGGAAGCGTCGCGGTTGCCATGCAACTGGATGCGCGCGACGCCGCCTGCGCCGAGAGCGAGATCGAGGATGCTCTTCACATGCTCGGCACCCATCGCATCGATGTGGTGACCTTTTATTATGTCGAGAGCAAAAGTGAATGGGGACAGATCACCGCTCGCGATGGTGCGCTACACGTGCTGGAGGCCGAAAAGCAGACGGGCAGAGTGGGACTGATTGGCCTCACAACTCACCAACGGAAGCTGGCGGCAGAGTGCGCCGGCGAAAATAAGCTTGACCTGCTGATGGTCCGCTACAACGCGGCGCATCGCGGAGCGGAGCAGGACGTCTTTCCCGTCACGGAGCGGCTGGGACTTCCCGTGGTGGTCTACACAGCGCAGCGCTGGGGAGGTTTGAGGCGGGCGACGCGCGACGACCCGTCGGGATTCACTCCGCCCGCCGCAACCGAGTGGTACCGCTTTGCGCTGGCACACCCAGCCGTGAGCGTGGTGCTGATGGCTCCCAACGGCCGCCAGGAACTCGAAGAGAATCTCAGGCTGCTCGGCAACTGGCGCGCGCCAACCGCCGCCGAATTTGAGGTCATGGCCTCGCACGGCCTGCGCGTGCGAAAGAACGCGGGCAGATTTCCCTAG
- a CDS encoding PadR family transcriptional regulator, whose amino-acid sequence MVKAKLDLLQGTLDLMVLRTLVTLGPLHGYGIARRIEQASGDHVLLNQGTIYASLVRLQQRGLISSRWGTSEGGRRAKFYSITARGRKRLAEETENWHRLSAVIGRVLAVPEKGRG is encoded by the coding sequence ATGGTGAAAGCCAAACTTGACCTGCTTCAGGGCACCCTGGACCTGATGGTCCTGCGGACGCTCGTCACGCTGGGTCCCCTGCACGGCTACGGAATCGCCCGGCGCATTGAGCAGGCGAGCGGCGACCACGTGCTGCTCAACCAGGGCACGATTTATGCCTCGCTGGTGCGATTGCAGCAACGAGGGCTGATCTCATCGCGCTGGGGAACCTCTGAAGGCGGACGCCGCGCCAAGTTCTATTCCATTACCGCGCGCGGCCGGAAGCGCCTGGCGGAGGAGACCGAAAACTGGCACAGGCTCTCGGCGGTGATCGGCCGAGTGCTCGCGGTGCCGGAGAAAGGACGCGGATGA
- a CDS encoding ABC transporter permease: protein MMSLHEWAERLRAFFRKRELDRELDSELSSHVEMAVEENLRQGMSEQEARRRALVRLGGIEPSKELHRDARGLPALDHLLQDLRYTLRKLRRDRGFALIAVLILGLGIGANTAVFSVVNTILLRPLPLANPQQLVWIAPEIGAPCGFSCETYSADAFEEFRAQNRSFQDVTGYFPFSTVNNERLTVRGEPVPATAVGVVANFFQVLGVQPMLGRLFTADEAQKNSHPVVLLSNAFWKRQFAADAAIVGKAIDLNGAPATVVGVLPASFDFGAVFSPGEKVDFFSPMILDDARHWGNILTLIGRLKPGVSVAHAQAETTLLAPRLYFDVRYPNSKGDYKANLFPLKQYVTGRLRGPLMMLWFAVGAILLLVCVNLSNLLLARAATRSKEFALRSALGAGRMRLVRQLLTESLILSVGGAALGLGLAAAITGLLAHEVSIALPLLGSVRVDAAALVWTLLLASTVAIVFGVVPGLKISAGNLHESLKDAGPGMSEGRRHERVRAALVVCEVTLACVLLAGAGLLLRSFLRVLDINLGFQPARAAAIKLDYSEGDNAEKRAVTFRRILERVQAIPGVEADGMVDYLPLGPNRNWGALTVKGKVYRPGEAPAPLIYVVTPGFFRSMGMSVVAGRDFRWEDTPSTQKVIIINEAVARRLWPNGGAVGRIVRGNGDDLLVAGVVADVRETSVEGTAGLQAYYPATQYTPAGAELVVRTQLPPESLASSVLGALRQLNPNQPAAEFVPLQHIVDHAVSPRRFFVLLVASFALFAVVLASLGIYGVISYSVTRRTREIGVRMALGASPAGVQFMVLRATLRLTLVGIALGIMAAFAAAHLMASLLFGIKPADPLTFAATVAVLASVALVAGFLPASRASRIEPMSALRAN, encoded by the coding sequence ATGATGTCCCTGCATGAATGGGCGGAGCGGTTGCGGGCGTTCTTCAGGAAGCGCGAGCTCGACCGGGAGCTCGATAGCGAGCTTTCCTCGCACGTTGAAATGGCCGTGGAGGAGAATCTGCGTCAGGGCATGAGCGAGCAGGAGGCACGCCGTCGGGCGCTGGTGCGGCTGGGCGGCATCGAACCATCCAAGGAACTGCACCGCGACGCCCGTGGGCTTCCGGCGCTCGACCACCTGCTGCAGGACCTGCGGTACACGCTTCGGAAGCTCAGGCGCGACCGCGGATTTGCGCTGATCGCTGTGCTTATCCTGGGCCTTGGCATTGGAGCGAACACCGCCGTCTTCAGCGTGGTGAACACCATCCTGCTGCGTCCACTGCCGCTCGCGAACCCGCAACAGCTTGTCTGGATCGCGCCGGAGATCGGGGCGCCCTGCGGCTTTTCCTGCGAGACCTACTCGGCGGACGCCTTCGAGGAGTTTCGCGCGCAGAACCGTTCCTTCCAGGACGTAACCGGCTATTTTCCCTTCTCGACAGTCAACAATGAGCGGCTGACGGTCCGCGGCGAGCCCGTTCCTGCAACCGCCGTGGGCGTGGTTGCGAACTTCTTCCAGGTGCTGGGCGTCCAGCCAATGCTGGGGAGATTGTTCACCGCCGATGAGGCGCAAAAAAACAGCCACCCCGTCGTGTTGCTTTCGAACGCCTTCTGGAAAAGGCAGTTCGCGGCCGATGCGGCGATTGTGGGCAAGGCCATTGATCTTAATGGAGCGCCGGCGACCGTGGTGGGTGTTCTGCCCGCGAGCTTCGATTTCGGCGCGGTGTTTTCTCCCGGCGAGAAGGTTGATTTCTTCTCGCCCATGATTCTGGATGACGCTCGCCATTGGGGCAATATTCTGACCCTGATCGGGCGGCTGAAGCCCGGCGTGAGCGTGGCCCATGCGCAGGCGGAGACAACGCTGCTGGCACCGCGTCTTTACTTCGATGTCAGATATCCGAACTCAAAGGGAGATTACAAGGCCAATCTCTTCCCGCTGAAGCAGTATGTGACCGGGCGGCTGCGGGGTCCACTGATGATGCTGTGGTTCGCCGTGGGCGCAATCCTGCTGCTGGTGTGCGTGAATCTCTCCAACCTTCTGCTGGCGCGCGCGGCCACGCGCAGCAAGGAGTTTGCTCTGCGCAGCGCGCTTGGAGCCGGCCGCATGCGGCTGGTTCGCCAGCTTCTGACCGAGAGCCTTATTCTTTCTGTGGGAGGCGCGGCGCTGGGGTTGGGCCTGGCCGCTGCGATTACCGGGCTGCTGGCGCATGAGGTCTCGATTGCGCTGCCGCTGCTCGGCAGCGTACGCGTGGACGCCGCTGCGCTGGTCTGGACTCTTCTGCTGGCCAGCACGGTTGCGATCGTCTTCGGCGTGGTTCCGGGCCTGAAGATTTCGGCCGGCAATCTGCACGAGTCGCTGAAGGACGCAGGGCCCGGCATGTCCGAGGGCAGGCGACACGAGCGCGTTCGCGCCGCCCTGGTGGTTTGCGAGGTGACGCTCGCCTGCGTTCTGCTGGCCGGCGCAGGACTACTGTTGCGAAGCTTTCTTCGCGTGCTGGATATCAACCTGGGCTTCCAGCCCGCTCGCGCAGCCGCCATCAAGCTCGATTACAGCGAGGGAGACAACGCAGAAAAAAGGGCAGTGACTTTTCGCCGAATCCTGGAACGCGTGCAGGCGATTCCGGGCGTCGAGGCAGACGGCATGGTGGACTATCTGCCGCTCGGCCCGAACCGCAATTGGGGTGCGCTGACGGTGAAAGGCAAGGTGTACCGGCCAGGCGAAGCGCCTGCGCCGCTGATTTACGTCGTGACGCCGGGTTTTTTCCGCTCCATGGGCATGAGCGTGGTGGCCGGGCGTGACTTCAGGTGGGAAGACACACCCTCGACGCAGAAAGTCATCATCATCAATGAGGCGGTTGCGCGCAGGCTCTGGCCGAACGGCGGTGCGGTTGGGCGGATCGTGCGTGGCAACGGCGACGACCTGTTGGTGGCCGGAGTAGTTGCCGATGTCCGCGAAACCAGCGTGGAAGGAACGGCTGGGTTGCAGGCCTACTACCCCGCGACGCAATATACTCCCGCAGGAGCGGAACTCGTGGTCCGAACGCAGTTGCCTCCGGAGTCGCTGGCCTCAAGCGTGCTAGGCGCGCTCCGGCAATTGAATCCGAACCAGCCCGCGGCGGAGTTCGTGCCCCTGCAGCACATTGTGGATCACGCGGTTTCTCCACGGCGCTTCTTCGTGCTGCTGGTAGCGAGCTTTGCCCTGTTTGCCGTCGTGCTGGCGTCGCTTGGCATCTACGGCGTCATCTCTTATTCGGTCACCAGGAGAACGCGGGAGATTGGCGTACGCATGGCGCTCGGCGCCTCGCCTGCCGGCGTGCAGTTCATGGTGCTGCGAGCCACCCTGCGGTTGACGCTGGTCGGCATCGCGCTTGGAATTATGGCGGCTTTCGCTGCCGCGCACCTGATGGCATCATTGCTGTTCGGCATCAAGCCTGCCGATCCGCTGACGTTTGCGGCAACGGTCGCCGTTCTTGCTTCCGTTGCGCTGGTGGCCGGATTTCTCCCCGCCAGCCGCGCCTCGCGCATCGAGCCGATGTCCGCCCTGCGCGCCAATTAG
- the ggt gene encoding gamma-glutamyltransferase, whose product MRRLTLLAGLMMAIIILAMPGYAQNYTSHGDRSQARSMVITPLGIVATSQTLASQAGAQVLARGGSAVDAAIAADAAMGVVEPMNDGIGGDMFSIIYDAKTGKLAGMNASGWAPEKLTVDFLKKKGYTSMPQEGVFSITVPGSVDGWAKMHEKYGRLPWAELFKPAIYFAEHGYPVTELIDSYWHGGQHLLEQNENARRVFLPNGRPPAIGEMFRNPEYGRALELIAKQGRDAVYKGDIGKAIVGTIDRLGGVMSLSDFSEYQAEWVDPISTTYRGWKVYELPPNGQGLAALEMLNIFEHFPLPDWGFFNVDGLHVKMEAQRLAYADLRRYVGDPKFSNIPVEGLISKEYAAKRAATIDMDHAHCDVPPGKPSALEGAHDTIYLSVVDKDGNIVSLIHSLFNGFGSGVVSDDYGIPLQNRGGLFVFDAGHPDELKPHKRPYHTIIPAFMEKGDVHIGFGIMGGFNQPQAHAQFVSDVVDYGMNIQAALEAPRFTKLEWGGCNFLIEDRFPPFMYQGLTQKGHVLIMRGAYASPMGGGQAVLHNSATGINYGASSPRKDGAAIPEPAPYFGAGKQ is encoded by the coding sequence ATGCGACGACTGACATTGCTTGCAGGTTTGATGATGGCCATAATCATTCTGGCCATGCCAGGTTACGCCCAGAACTACACCAGCCACGGCGACCGCAGCCAGGCGCGATCGATGGTGATCACGCCTCTGGGCATCGTGGCCACCAGCCAGACTCTGGCCTCGCAGGCCGGAGCGCAGGTCCTGGCGCGCGGCGGCTCGGCCGTTGACGCGGCGATTGCGGCCGATGCGGCCATGGGCGTGGTCGAGCCTATGAATGACGGCATCGGCGGCGACATGTTCTCGATCATCTACGATGCCAAAACAGGAAAGCTGGCCGGGATGAACGCCAGCGGCTGGGCGCCCGAAAAGCTGACGGTGGATTTCCTCAAGAAAAAAGGCTACACGAGCATGCCACAGGAGGGCGTTTTCAGCATCACGGTGCCGGGCTCGGTGGATGGGTGGGCCAAGATGCACGAGAAATACGGTCGCCTGCCCTGGGCGGAGTTGTTTAAGCCCGCCATCTATTTTGCCGAGCATGGCTATCCGGTCACCGAACTGATTGATTCCTACTGGCACGGCGGGCAGCACCTGCTGGAGCAAAACGAGAACGCCCGGCGGGTCTTTCTGCCCAACGGACGGCCGCCCGCAATTGGAGAAATGTTTCGCAATCCCGAATATGGACGCGCGCTCGAACTGATCGCGAAGCAAGGCCGCGATGCCGTTTACAAAGGTGACATCGGCAAGGCAATTGTCGGGACGATAGACAGGCTGGGCGGGGTGATGTCGCTTTCCGACTTCAGCGAATATCAGGCCGAGTGGGTCGATCCTATTTCGACCACCTATCGCGGGTGGAAAGTCTACGAGCTTCCGCCCAACGGCCAGGGACTGGCGGCGCTCGAGATGCTGAACATTTTTGAGCACTTCCCGCTGCCCGATTGGGGATTCTTCAACGTTGACGGGCTGCACGTGAAGATGGAAGCACAGCGGCTGGCGTATGCCGACCTGCGGCGCTACGTGGGCGATCCGAAATTTTCCAACATTCCCGTCGAGGGGCTCATCTCCAAGGAATACGCGGCCAAGCGCGCCGCCACCATTGACATGGACCACGCCCACTGCGACGTGCCGCCGGGCAAACCCTCCGCGCTCGAGGGCGCGCACGACACCATCTACCTCTCGGTGGTGGACAAGGATGGGAACATCGTGTCTCTGATCCACAGCCTGTTCAACGGCTTCGGATCTGGAGTGGTCTCAGACGACTACGGCATCCCGCTGCAAAACCGCGGCGGTTTGTTCGTCTTCGACGCGGGGCATCCCGATGAACTCAAGCCGCACAAGCGCCCTTATCACACCATCATTCCCGCCTTCATGGAGAAAGGCGACGTCCACATCGGCTTCGGGATTATGGGCGGATTCAACCAGCCGCAAGCGCACGCGCAGTTTGTGTCGGACGTTGTGGACTACGGAATGAACATCCAGGCGGCGCTGGAAGCTCCGCGCTTTACCAAACTCGAATGGGGCGGTTGCAATTTCCTGATTGAAGACCGCTTCCCACCGTTTATGTATCAGGGCCTGACACAGAAGGGCCACGTGCTCATCATGCGCGGCGCCTACGCTTCTCCCATGGGCGGCGGCCAGGCCGTCCTGCACAATTCCGCCACGGGCATCAATTACGGCGCCTCGTCACCCCGCAAAGACGGCGCCGCCATTCCCGAACCAGCGCCGTATTTTGGGGCGGGGAAGCAGTGA
- a CDS encoding MFS transporter gives MPEGLEHKTRAPSPGRWQAPKISSTRRWLLVILLFVAALINYLDRATLSVALPRISGDLLLGPTSKGLLLSAFFWSYALMQVPIGWLADRVSLRWLYAGSFALWSLACGFTGLAESLAVLIALRVVLGIGESIYLPGSVKFISVAFSPEQRGLPTAIFDSGVRAGLAIGAPLVAWLVSRHGWRHMFMLVGFTALVWILPWIFTFPSGLNQDGQVRQPQVPARAVRKPLTFNRNLLGASLGFFCFGYYNYLLVTWLPDYLVEVRHLTLLKAGFLAAIPYIVWAVAELAGGWASDRAVRLGWNETRVRKGMITLGFATGLMLIPAALVGNLTASIALLAGGSLVGLASPNLLVVFQACAPRDEVGTWMGFGNFIGNIGGILSPLATGILISRTGSYVPGFALAPIILVAGLLAYWFIVGELQPPKTAT, from the coding sequence ATGCCGGAAGGCCTTGAGCACAAAACGCGCGCGCCCTCGCCAGGCCGTTGGCAGGCGCCCAAGATTTCCAGCACACGCCGCTGGCTGCTGGTGATTTTGCTCTTTGTCGCCGCGCTCATCAATTACCTTGACCGCGCCACCCTCTCAGTGGCCCTGCCACGGATTTCCGGCGACCTGCTTCTCGGCCCCACCTCTAAAGGCTTGCTGCTCTCCGCTTTCTTCTGGTCGTACGCGCTGATGCAGGTCCCCATCGGCTGGCTTGCGGACCGCGTCAGCCTGCGATGGCTTTATGCAGGTTCGTTTGCGCTGTGGTCGCTGGCTTGCGGCTTCACCGGGCTTGCCGAGAGCCTGGCGGTGCTTATCGCGCTGCGCGTTGTTCTCGGCATCGGAGAATCTATCTATCTTCCCGGCAGCGTGAAATTTATCAGCGTCGCTTTTTCTCCCGAACAGCGCGGCCTGCCCACGGCAATCTTTGACAGCGGAGTGCGCGCGGGCCTGGCCATCGGCGCCCCGCTCGTCGCCTGGCTGGTGTCACGCCACGGCTGGCGGCACATGTTTATGCTGGTGGGATTCACGGCGCTGGTTTGGATCCTGCCGTGGATTTTTACCTTTCCCTCGGGGCTGAACCAGGACGGACAAGTACGGCAGCCGCAGGTTCCCGCGCGCGCCGTCCGCAAGCCGCTGACCTTCAACCGCAACCTGCTGGGAGCCAGCCTCGGATTTTTCTGCTTTGGCTATTACAACTACCTGCTGGTTACCTGGCTGCCCGACTACCTGGTGGAGGTGCGCCATCTCACGCTTCTGAAGGCGGGATTCCTGGCCGCCATCCCGTACATCGTCTGGGCCGTTGCGGAACTCGCGGGAGGCTGGGCGTCGGACCGCGCAGTCCGCCTGGGCTGGAATGAGACTCGCGTGAGAAAAGGAATGATCACCCTGGGCTTCGCCACAGGGCTGATGCTGATCCCCGCCGCGCTGGTCGGGAACCTTACTGCATCCATAGCTCTGCTGGCCGGCGGATCACTCGTCGGACTCGCTTCCCCGAATCTTCTGGTTGTTTTCCAGGCCTGCGCCCCCCGGGACGAAGTCGGCACGTGGATGGGCTTCGGCAATTTTATCGGCAACATCGGCGGCATTCTGTCGCCGCTGGCCACCGGAATTCTCATCAGCCGCACCGGCTCCTACGTCCCCGGATTTGCGCTGGCGCCCATCATTCTCGTCGCCGGCCTGCTGGCTTATTGGTTTATCGTCGGTGAACTGCAACCGCCTAAGACCGCAACGTAA
- a CDS encoding methyltransferase domain-containing protein gives MLILDIGCGKNKQESTAVGLDRQRGSIADIRCELGHFPWPVKSDSADKIYLSHFLEHQLDILGAMREVHRIGKPGCEVVIVTPHYSSPDSYTDPTHFFHLGLHSFDYFVLDSFENFTYGAGGFQILEKHLTFGGNFLLDNFGRLWAEHSPDFYEKHLAWIFPARNIFCRLRVVK, from the coding sequence ATGCTGATCCTCGACATCGGGTGTGGGAAGAACAAGCAGGAATCAACTGCAGTCGGGCTGGACCGCCAGAGGGGTTCAATTGCCGATATCCGCTGCGAACTGGGCCATTTCCCCTGGCCCGTCAAGTCCGATTCGGCAGATAAGATTTACCTGTCGCATTTTCTCGAACATCAGTTGGACATTTTGGGGGCGATGCGCGAGGTACACCGTATCGGCAAGCCCGGTTGTGAGGTCGTGATCGTAACGCCCCATTACAGCTCGCCGGATTCGTACACGGACCCGACACACTTTTTCCACTTGGGCCTCCATAGCTTTGACTACTTTGTACTCGACTCCTTTGAAAATTTTACGTATGGCGCTGGGGGGTTTCAAATCCTCGAGAAACATCTGACCTTTGGCGGGAATTTCCTTCTAGATAACTTCGGTCGGCTTTGGGCCGAGCACTCACCCGATTTTTATGAGAAGCACCTGGCCTGGATTTTTCCGGCCAGGAACATCTTCTGCAGGCTTCGGGTGGTCAAGTAG
- a CDS encoding dihydroorotate dehydrogenase, which yields MSDQPNQQRNQDLQSVTGEDELSPRIDVDIAGIHFENPVLTASGTFGYGQEFAHLIDLNRLGGICVKGISAGPMEGNPSPRIYETEAGMLNAIGLQNVGAERFLKEKLPFLRTLRTRCIVNVFGYSTEDYVRAIEILNEGDGIHGYELNISCPNTRCGGMVYGNDPRLTAEVVAASKKAARYPLIVKLSPNVTDITELARAAEGAGADALSLVNTFVGMAIDVETRTPRVSNITAGLSGPAIKPLAVRMVYQTFRAVKIPIIGMGGIATAEDALEFIIAGARAVQIGTANFYAPETALRVADGIRDYCRRKRTHLAGLVGTLKVPQAGTGVVAAPHAG from the coding sequence ATGTCCGACCAACCCAACCAGCAACGGAACCAGGATTTGCAATCCGTAACGGGTGAAGACGAGCTCTCGCCCCGCATTGACGTTGACATCGCCGGGATTCATTTTGAGAACCCGGTCCTGACGGCCAGCGGAACCTTCGGCTACGGCCAGGAATTCGCTCACCTGATTGACCTCAACCGGCTTGGCGGAATTTGCGTGAAAGGCATCTCCGCCGGTCCCATGGAGGGCAATCCTTCGCCGCGCATTTACGAAACCGAAGCCGGGATGCTGAACGCCATCGGCCTGCAGAACGTGGGCGCCGAAAGGTTCCTGAAGGAGAAGCTTCCCTTCCTCCGCACACTGCGCACGCGCTGCATCGTGAACGTCTTCGGCTACTCGACTGAAGATTATGTCCGCGCCATCGAAATCCTGAACGAAGGAGACGGCATCCACGGCTACGAGCTGAACATCTCCTGCCCCAACACGCGCTGCGGCGGAATGGTTTACGGAAATGATCCGCGCCTCACCGCAGAAGTGGTTGCAGCCAGCAAGAAAGCAGCGCGTTATCCGCTGATCGTAAAGCTCTCACCGAACGTCACCGACATCACGGAGCTTGCCCGCGCCGCCGAAGGGGCCGGGGCTGACGCGCTCTCGCTGGTCAACACCTTTGTCGGAATGGCCATCGACGTTGAAACCCGCACGCCCCGCGTTTCAAACATCACCGCAGGGCTATCGGGCCCGGCCATCAAGCCGCTGGCCGTTCGCATGGTCTACCAGACTTTCCGTGCCGTTAAGATACCCATCATCGGCATGGGAGGCATCGCCACCGCCGAGGACGCGCTGGAATTTATTATCGCCGGAGCCCGCGCCGTCCAGATTGGCACCGCCAACTTCTACGCGCCGGAAACCGCGCTACGCGTCGCCGATGGCATTCGCGATTACTGTCGCCGCAAGCGAACCCACCTCGCTGGCCTCGTCGGCACGTTGAAAGTTCCTCAAGCCGGAACTGGCGTGGTCGCGGCTCCCCATGCGGGGTAA